A single Defluviitalea saccharophila DNA region contains:
- a CDS encoding type I phosphomannose isomerase catalytic subunit — MLYPLKLDPVYKEPIWGGKRLREIFGKDIPSDTTGESWEIACHENGTSTVSNGVLKGKSLKEVIDEYGIEALGTKIGEEGKKKFPLLVKIIDASDKLSVQVHPEDEYAKEHEGELGKTEMWIVLDAKPGAQLVYGLKPGVSQEMFEEGIQKGTLENLLNFVDVQKGDVFFIPAGTLHAIGEGLLIAEIQQNSDTTYRVYDWNRVDGNGNSRELHIQKALDVTNLSHCSGQEKVKGTIIKEGENTRNHLVSCKYFITEILEVQKESKETLNGERFDLLMAIEGNGAIQYREGTVPFNAGDSFFIPAGMGDYSILGPCKIIKTYVPVS, encoded by the coding sequence ATGTTATATCCTTTAAAACTTGACCCTGTGTATAAAGAACCTATTTGGGGCGGGAAAAGACTCAGAGAAATATTTGGCAAAGATATTCCTTCGGATACAACCGGGGAAAGCTGGGAAATAGCTTGCCATGAGAACGGTACAAGTACGGTTTCCAATGGAGTATTAAAAGGCAAATCTTTAAAAGAAGTTATTGATGAATATGGTATAGAGGCCTTGGGGACTAAAATTGGAGAAGAAGGAAAAAAGAAATTTCCTCTTCTTGTTAAAATCATTGATGCTTCAGATAAACTTTCAGTTCAAGTTCATCCTGAAGATGAATATGCTAAAGAACATGAAGGCGAACTGGGTAAAACAGAAATGTGGATTGTATTAGATGCAAAGCCGGGAGCACAGTTAGTGTATGGACTTAAACCCGGGGTGTCTCAGGAAATGTTTGAGGAGGGTATCCAAAAAGGAACTTTGGAAAATCTTCTAAATTTCGTGGATGTCCAAAAGGGCGATGTGTTCTTCATCCCTGCCGGAACCCTTCATGCAATAGGGGAAGGACTTTTAATTGCAGAAATACAACAAAACTCTGATACCACCTATAGAGTTTACGACTGGAACAGAGTAGATGGTAACGGTAATTCAAGAGAACTTCATATACAAAAAGCCTTGGATGTAACCAACTTATCCCATTGTTCGGGTCAAGAAAAGGTGAAAGGTACGATCATTAAAGAAGGAGAAAACACAAGAAACCATCTTGTATCCTGCAAGTACTTTATTACAGAAATACTTGAAGTACAAAAAGAAAGCAAAGAGACTTTAAATGGAGAAAGATTTGACCTGCTCATGGCTATTGAAGGTAACGGAGCGATTCAATACAGAGAGGGTACGGTTCCCTTTAATGCAGGAGACTCTTTTTTTATTCCTGCCGGTATGGGGGACTATAGTATATTAGGACCGTGTAAAATAATTAAAACTTATGTTCCTGTATCTTGA